One Papaver somniferum cultivar HN1 chromosome 10, ASM357369v1, whole genome shotgun sequence genomic window carries:
- the LOC113315562 gene encoding vicilin-like seed storage protein At2g18540 → MAENASSSANGNQNEPPPDSDAMNKIRKKEQEEREEFERLRVENDEEFQLWMRKLDTKEARRHRKKLQRRGEWKCSWGKTHSATESDSEDEEKNREGVEDEESSDDSMKRDERAKEEERKKRKRQEFKDVMYKCYLSEKKNNPRKFARTMSEPLKVDSDGEEIPGLDLDGEPVFSDGEMVVCSETEDEEEETEDDDLQDPYTYSYNDDGTGAYYEDDELNYNSNNDGDSW, encoded by the exons ATGGCAGAGAATGCTAGTAGTTCAGCAAATGGAAATCAAAACGAGCCACCACCCGATTCAGATGCAATG AATAAGATAAGGAAGAAAGAGCAAGAGGAGCGAGAAGAATTTGAAAGATTAAGGGTTGAAAATGATGAGGAATTTCAGTTGTGGATGAGAAAGTTGGATACCAAAGAGGCACGTCGACACAGGAAGAAGCTTCAACGACGAGGAGAGTGGAAGTGTTCATGGGGGAAAACTCACAGTGCGACTGAaagtgatagtgaagatgaagaaaagaaccgTGAAGGAGTAGAAGATGAGGAGAGCAGTGATGATTCGATGAAGAGAGATGagagagcaaaagaagaagagaggaagaagaggaaaaggCAAGAGTTTAAAGATGTGATGTACAAGTGCTATCTCTCCGAAAAGAAGAACAACCCTCGTAAGTTTGCTCGAACCATGTCAGAACCCCTGAAAGTGGATTCTGACGGAGAGGAGATTCCTGGGTTAGACCTCGATGGAGAGCCTGTTTTTTCCGACGGTGAGATGGTGGTTTGCAGTGAaacagaagatgaggaagaagaaaccGAAGATGATGATCTCCAAGATCCCTACACATATTCATACAATGATGATGGTACTGGTGCCTACTATGAAGATGATGAGTTAAACTACAACAGCAACAATGATGGCGATTCTTGGTGA